The Streptomyces sp. NBC_00775 genome includes the window AGGGACTTGTCGTCCCGCCAACTCGGCTAAAGTAGGCAAAAATCGGCTGGCTGATCTTCAAACTCGCAGGTGAATGAGGGGGTTCCCCACACGCGTGGGGGTCTTTTCGAGGCCGCCCGGCTCAACGGCCGGCACGATCTGGGTTCCCCACACGCGTGGGGGTCTTTCCCCGGCCATCTACGGCGTGAGGGCGGGTAACTGGGGTTCCCCACACGCGTGGGGGTCTTTCCACCAGACCCCTCCGTCCGTGTGGCCGCAGCGAGGGCTCCCCACACGCGTGGGGGGTCTGTCGACCCTGGCCGTCAACACCTGCCTGCGCGAGTTGCTCTCCCCACAGATGTGGGGGTCTTTCCGTGGCCTCGTCGACGAATCGGGAGTTGTCGTTAGTCTTCCCCACACGCGTGGGGGTTTTTCGTACGCCGGTCCCTACCGGCTGACCCTCACGCCGTCTTCCCCATACGCGTGGGGGTCTATCGGTGAACTGGGCCCACCCAATCCAGCCCACCGCGTGTTCCCCGCACAGTTGGGGGCCTATCCATAGCGCGTGAGCCTGCAGCGACCTGAGGCCGAAAGCCGTCGCAGATCCTGCTGTGTGGACACCCGTTGTCAGACCCCGTGCCTAGTCTTACGGCGACAAGTCGGCTTCAGCGCAGGGGGTTTGCGTGGCGTTCGACGGTGGGCGGGTTGCTGCTCGCGGATTCCAGTACCAGTATCTGCGCACGGTGGAAGCGCTGCTGGCCAGTGTGCGGAACGGCGAAGCAGCTGGGTGCCGTATCGAGGGGCCTGGGAACGCGGTGTCGCTCCAGCATGTGGATTCGGTCGATTTCGATCTGGCCGACGCCGCTGGCCGCTCGTTGATGGCGGTACAGGTGAAGAGCGCCGGAGCGGGGCGGACTGTGAGGGCGCGAGAGGCGGTGACGGTGCTGGTGCATCTGGTCACCGGTTTCGAGGCCGAGCAGTACCGGTTGATCACCTCGGCTGCGCCGGACGAAGGATGTCTGCGGCTGGCTGAGGTGTTGCGCCGTCATGGCGGTGATGTTCCTCTGCTCAAAGCGGACTTGCGGGAGCTTCTGGTTCGGGCGCCGACCGCGTGGGGTATCTGTCAGGCTTTGTCCGAGGAGCACTGGGAACGTCTGGGGCGTGCGGGGATCGAGTTCGATGGCCGCAGCGACGGGCAGTTGCGTGAGGATCTCCACAATGCGCTGCGCACCGAACGGGAGCATGCCGGGCAGGGGTTGTCGCACAGGGCCGGGGGGCTGGTGCTGGGCCACTTGGTGGCCGAGGTCATGCGCCGGGCGGCCGACCCTGACCTGGCGCACTGGGACGTGCGGGAGTTTCGCCGGTCGGTGCTGGTCAGCGACGAGGAACTGACCTCAGCTGTCGGCCGGCACGAGCTCGGGATCGTCTACGGACAGATGCCGCCCCTTCCTGAGGTTGAGCGCGCGGATCTCGTCGATGGAATCGGAGAGATCCTCTCTTCCGGTGGGGACGGCGCCGTGGGCATCCGAACGTGTGTCATCACCGGGCTGTCGGGACTGGGCAAGTCGAGCCTGGCCGCGGCACACATCGCTGATCAGGCCTTCCGCTATGACGCGGTGTTCTGGGTAGACGCCGAGAGCGAGGAGGCCTTGGTCGCGTCGTTTGCCCGCGTGCTGGCACATCTGACCGGCAGTGAGGAACCGGCCGAGGTGCGGGATCCGCGGCTGGTGCGCGAGCGGGTGCATGCCGAGTTGCAGTCCCTGCCGGGGCCGTGGCTAATGGTGTTCGACGACGCCAGTGCGCCCGTTGCCCGTGCCTGGATACCACGTAGCGGGCGGGGCAGGATCATTGTCACCACTCTGGGCGGCCACTGGCACGGTGTGCAAGGGCGCATCGATCTGAGCCCGATGAGCAGCGAGGAAGCACTCCGCTTGGTGCAGCTGCGGCTGGACTTGAGTGAGGGCCAGGTTGAGCAGTACGCGTCGTCGCTGTCCGGGCTGGCCCAGGTCCTGGAGTGCTGGCCGCTGGCGATCGAGGTGGCCTGCGGCTATCTGGTCACCTGCGGTATCGGCCTGGACCGGCTTCCCGCCTACACGAATACGCTGATCCACCGGGCCGCGGACGATGAGCGGTTGGTGCCTGCCGGGTATCCGCGGACGCTGGCGGCGGCCGTCGCGCTGAGCACCGAGCGTCTGATCAGCAGTGCCCGCTCCCGTGGCTTGCTACAGCCAACCCTGGCCACGGTGGCCGCACTGTGCTGGCTCGCCCCGCGCCGGGCACCGGTGCATCTAGCGTTGGCGAGCACGTTCGTCGGCCCCACAGACCTGCCGCCGGCTCCCGGATGGGTGGTGTTCGACGAGGCGCAGGTCCCGGTGCGCGAGGTCATCCGCGAACTGACCGATGTCTCCCTTGTCCGGTACGACGAGCCGCTACCAGCCCGCAAGGAGGCATTTCCCGGCAGTGAGGACACCGTGTCGATGAACGCGGTGCTGCAGGACATCCTGGCCCGACACCTGGGGCTGTCGCAGTCAGACGTAGCTGCGGGTCTGGCGCACGTGGCCTGCCACACCGACCGCTGGCTGCGCGGGGCCTTGCTCTCCGGGCAGGCCGAACGGACCTGGGAACTGGCCCAGCACGCCACCGCGCTGGTCGGGCACATCCGCTCAACACACACGGCCGACGGGTACACGGCCCTGCTCATGGGCAATCTGGCAGCGTTTCACCATGCTCACGGCCAGTACGACGCCGCCCACGCCCTGCTGGAGCTTGAGCTGGAATGGCTGGCACGAGCTGGCGACCCGGACGAGGGGATGGCCGCCCAGACGCACACCCTGCTCGCGCACCTCACCCAGCTGCGCAAGCAGGCCGACGCCGGCCACCGCATTTCTGCCCATTTGCTGCCCGTGCTGTCCTACCTCCGCCGGCTCGACGGGCCGCCGCCCGAGCCCGTCGCCCACCTCGCAGCCGAGGCATCGCGGATCCTGCAGAGGCACCTGCGCGACGAGCCGGACCCTGCGCTCGCGCAGCTGCTGGAGGACTTCCGTGTCCTGGCAGATGCACTGCCCCCCACCGAGTCAACGCAGGCGACGAAAGACCTCCTCGCCATCCAGGACCTGTTGGGACACAGCAAAGGCGAACGCGCCGAACACGCCGCAGCAACAGCCTTGACCAGGAGCACCGATCCATGGTCGCGGGCCACGGCCGACCTCAAACGCCTCCTCATCGAGGCGCTCGTCCTACAGGACAAGTGGGAGCAGGCCGATGCCGCGCTCAGCGACTTCCTGCCCTATGCCGGCCCCCGCACACTGTACGGATTCGCCCTGCACCACCTGGTGCACAACGTCGGCTGCCACTGCGCCTGGACGTGGGTGACCCAAGGAGAACAGCGTGCAGTGGAACTGCTGGGACGGCTGCTGAAGGAAACCAGCATCGCCGAGAATCCGGCGCTCGAGACGGCCACCGATGAGGCCCGGTTCATCCTGCTGCAGGTGGTGCACGACAGTTGGCGGGCCATGAACGGAAGCTCCCAGGACGAAGGGTTCCTGGAGCAGATGAGCCGGCTCAACGACAAGACGTTCACCGAACCCTACGACCCGGACAACGTGTGGGAGCGGATCTACTCCGGACTGATGCCGCGGCTGGCGGCCGTGATGGGTGAGACGGTGCACCGCCACTACCAGGAGGAGGGAGACGCCATCCTGGCCACCGACCTGCCCTCGCTCGAACGGGATCCAACAGTCAAAGACGCCTACGAGGCAGCCCGCTGCCACGCGGTGCTGTCGCTGTCCACAGATCCGGTCTACGGCAGCCTCGCCGGACGCTCCACCATCGACCTCCTCCTGCCGGAAGCCCGAAAGTTCCTGCCCGGCCCGAAGGCTCTGGCCATCCTGCAACCCCACAAGATGGTCGGCGCCACCTCCCCCAACACCGGCAAGTCCATCGAGCTCCAGGTCCACCGAGCCTGCGACAAGGGCCTGCGCCGACTGGCCGGACCGCAGCCCACCCTCATCTCACCCCAGCACCTCACCCTCATGCTGACCGGCCAGCAGCTGACCCTCGAACACGACGACGGCACCGTCATCGCCCGCGCGACCGTGCAGGCCTCCAGCCAATGGCGACAGGCGGCCCGCTCCCGCCATAGCGCGGTGGTCTACTTCGGCTACGGCTTCGCCCTCCACGACTCCCCCACGCACCGGCGACTCATGGCCTCACCCGCCGAACTGGGCCGCCACATCAACAGCGCCAGCGACAACGGCCTCCTCGCCGCAGGACTCGTATCCGTCCACCTCCAGCTCGCACCCTCCGTTCAGCACCGGCCGCCGGCTACAGCCCGCCAGCAACCCCGCCGGTCAACCCGCGCCCAACGGAAGAAACCCCACAGGTGAGCGCAACTACCGCGCTAGTGGCGATCCCAAATCCACCTACCGATCGGGCAGTTCAGGCCGAACCACCAAAGGCAACCGCCGCCAGGCAGCGGCTCTCACCAGCACGGCCAAGTCATGTAAAGTGACCAAAAAATGCCCTACCGGTCTCCAAAACCACAGGTGAGCAAGGGTCTTCCCCACACGCGTGGGGGTCTGTCCGGCGTGGCCGGCCTGCAGCCGGAATAGGAGGAGTCTTCCCCACACGCGTGGGGGTCTGTCCATGGTGACGTCCTGGTCGACGCCGCCCGGCTGGGCTTCCCCACACGCGTGGGGGTCTGTCCCCGGCTCAACACCCCCTGCCCCAGAGGGAAGACGTCTTCCCCACACGCGTGGGGGTCTGTCGACATCGACGTGATGGGGCTGAAGTCGCAGCTCGTCTTCCCCACACGCGTGGGGGTCTCTCCGGGTCGATGGAGAGCTCTGCCTTCGCGGCGTCGTCTTCCCCACACAGGTGGGGGTCTGTCACTACGGACAAACCGTCGGAGCACTGTGCTTGCGTACTCTCACTCGGTCCCGGCCCGTGAGCTCGTCCCGGCCCTCAGCGGGACGGTGATGGCTGATCAGCCGGCGGACGGACACAGCAACCTGTAATGCCCGGTCACAGCGCTCGGGTTCATTCGCCCCCAGCGGCGGTCCTTGGGGATCAGGCTTCTCAGCCATCACGCACGGCTCTCACCTAGCAAGGTCAAAGCACAAAATAGCAGGTCAGATAGCCACTCCTACGGCCTTCTCATTTCAGTGCGCTGGGGATTCTCACACGATGTCACCAAGACTCCTCACTTGATGTCACCACTTCTGCGCTCTGACCAGTAGAGATGCACGACATCCAGATGAGAACCACTGGTGACACCAAAATGAGAAGCCGCAGGCCGGCGGCCTCTACGTGCCGCGCCGCAGGTCCGGCGAGGACCCCTACCGGCTCTCCGACGGCGTGCGCTGCGACTGGACCCGTTTCCTGCAGCTCGTCGAACGCGCGCTGCCCCAAGGACCGGCCGGCCTGAGCGAATTGGAGAAGGCGCTCACTCTGGTGCGGGGCAAGCCGTTCGGGGGCAAACCCCTGCCGTGGGCTGAGCCCTACCAGCAGGAGATGGTCACGCGGATCATCGACGTGACACACACCGTGGCCACCTACCGCACTCCCGCGGGACCGCACCACGACCTCACCGCCGCCCGCCAGGCCGTCGCCACCGGTCTCGACGTCGACGACACGGCGGAGCTGCTGTACCGGGACTGGCTCCGGATCGAACACGCGGCCGGAAACCGGCGAGGGCTGCACACGGCCATCTCCCGCATCCAGCAGGTCAACCGGACGCTCGATGTCTCACTGGAATTCGAGACCGAACAACTCATCAACCACGTCCTGCACCCAACCGACGGCAGACAAGCACACGGCCTATGACCAAGCCAGTACGCCTCACACGGATGCACCGCATTCTCATCGGCGTGGTCGTCGCCGGTGCGCTCGTCATCGCGGGAATCGGCTTCGCCGGTTCGTATGCCGCCGTCCGTGAGCTCGCCATCAAGAAGGGCTTCGGGAACTTCTCGTACGTGTTCCCGATCGGTATCGACGCGGGAATCTGCGTCCTGCTGGCCCTGGACCTGCTCCTCACCTGGATCCGCATCCCCTTCCCGCTGCTGCGCCAGACGGCGTGGCTGCTGACCCTCGCGACGATCGCGTTCAACGGCGCGGCGGCCTGGCCGGACCCGCTGGGCGTCGGCATGCACGCCGTCATCCCGGTCCTGTTCGTGGTCTCGGTCGAGGCGGCCCGCCACGCAATCGGCCGCATCGCGGACATCACCGCGGACAAGCACATGGAGGGTGTCCGCCTCACTCGCTGGCTGCTCTCCCCGGTTCCGACGTTCCTGCTGTGGCGCCGGATGAAGCTGTGGGAGCTGCGCTCCTACGAGCAGGTCATCAAGCTGGAGCAGGACCGTCTCGTCTACCAGGCCCGCCTCCACTCCCGCTTCGGCCGCGCATGGGGCCGCAAAGCCCCGGTGGAGTCCCTGATGCCCCTGCGCCTGGCACGCTACGGCGTCCCCCTGGCGGAGACGGCCCCCTCGGGCCTGGCGGCGGCTGGCATCGAACCAGTACTGGTTGCCGGCGCATCCCCGCCCACAGCAGGCGGCAACACCCCATCCGTGAAGCCCAACCCCCTGCCCAGCCCGGCACATGAAGCAGCGAGCTCACCCCAGCACAGCCACTCCCCCACCAACAGCCGAGCGCGGCCGGCGGAGCATCACCTGTCCCTGACATCCCCGCGCTTGCCCCACTCCCCCGCCAGCGAACACAACAACCCGGCCACGGCCGGTCCCCCTCACACCCATGGTCGGCAGACAGCACCCGCCGCCGCCCGGGCTCTGCCCGCCCAGCAGAGACCGCAACCCCGCCTAAAAGAGGACACTTTCGCGCCCATCGAGAACCCGCGCGAAGACCAGCAGACAGCCCAGGCTGGCGAACTGAGCCCGGTCGACCGCTACTACGTGGCCTGGCACGACTTCCAGCAACAGCACCAAAGGGAACCAGACGGCAGCGAACTGTCCGCCCGCCTCACACAAGACGGGATTCTGGACCGGGAAGACCAGCCGATCAAACCAAGAACGCTAGCCCGCTACTTCCTCCAATTCCGCATCTACACAACATGGGCTCAGCACCGCACCATCACCGACAATCCATCCATCGACCAACTCGTCAAAGAACTCACCCAACGCGGCATCACCGCCCAATACAACAAACCCATCCACGCAACCGACCTCGAAAGACACCTCAGCAGCTTCGAACGACGCTGGCAGGCACTCACCGCCCGCCAACACACATATTGATCTCCCCCTGTACGACCGGACACTGGACGAAGGGCCCCTTCTCACGTGTGCGAGAAGGGGCCCTTCGTCATCTGTGGACCAACGGGAGGACGAGAGCGTCGTACAGTGGCGCGTCCGGGAAGGGCAGCACCTCACCGAGCCACGCGTAGCCCCAAGCCTCGTAAAGTGCGCGCACCTTGGGATGGTCTCGCTCAACGAGCAGCGTCGCCCGCTCCTCGGGCCGCCCCTGCAGCAGCTCGTCATGGATCTGTCGTGCGGCGCCGGTACCGCGAACCTTCTCGACGACCATGAGCTCAGAGAGCGCGAATGTCCGGGCCCCGGTCTCGCTGGTCGCACCATCGGCGGCCGGCGTGCGCAAGCCGCTCCACCAGCGAGTGGTTTCCTGCAGCGTGCAACCGTAGGCGTAGCCAATCGGGCTGTCGTCGAGGTAGCCGACGACAGCGGCGAAGCCGGGTATTTCGGTGTTCCATCCGAGCCGCTCGTCGAACCGCGCGACGCTGTGGAAGTCCGCACCGAGCCGTGGTCGGCTCAGGGGCAGGCGGTGAAGCGGCCGTCCCAGTACAGTTCGCCGCCGAAAGCGAGGAGCGGGACCGGGGCGCCGCTCGGCCTTCGGCGGCGGACTCTGTGGGAGGCCGGCATTCTCCTTGCGAGTCATAACCGGGGCGCCAGAAGGGCTCAGACAGGGCGTCATGCAGCCAGGGGAGTGGACCCGACCACAGAGAAACGATCAGGCATCGCTGTTTCATGCGTGATCGGATAAGACATTCGATGTGGTCAGACTCCCACTCAAGGCCTGGCCCTCGCTTTCGTTGCGGCACTGCTGTCGTACAGCGCTCGGTGCGGCATATGTCAGACATGAGATTGGTGGCCGGGATCGCTGGTGACCCAGCACGACAGGCGGAGGAGGCGTCTTGGCACCGCTAATGCGTATTCCGTTGGAGGGCGGCGGCTGCGTTCTGGTCGAGGCACCCGCAGCAGTGGAAGGGCCGGTCAAGGCCGGCCGTATCGGCGATGCCATTCACGAGGCAACGGGCACTCTGCAGCAAGCCCTGGAACCGGTCACCGAGGCTGCGGGCGCGGCACTGGACCGGCTGCGCAAGGCCCGGCCCGACGACGTGACGGTCGAGTTCGGGGTCGACCTCGCCTTCGCGGCCGGGGCCGTGATCACTAGGAGCCAGGCCGGCTGCCACCGGAAGGTGACCGTGTCCTGGAA containing:
- a CDS encoding CU044_2847 family protein, which codes for MAPLMRIPLEGGGCVLVEAPAAVEGPVKAGRIGDAIHEATGTLQQALEPVTEAAGAALDRLRKARPDDVTVEFGVDLAFAAGAVITRSQAGCHRKVTVSWKSPA
- a CDS encoding N-acetyltransferase, yielding MTRKENAGLPQSPPPKAERRPGPAPRFRRRTVLGRPLHRLPLSRPRLGADFHSVARFDERLGWNTEIPGFAAVVGYLDDSPIGYAYGCTLQETTRWWSGLRTPAADGATSETGARTFALSELMVVEKVRGTGAARQIHDELLQGRPEERATLLVERDHPKVRALYEAWGYAWLGEVLPFPDAPLYDALVLPLVHR
- a CDS encoding DUF2637 domain-containing protein; protein product: MTKPVRLTRMHRILIGVVVAGALVIAGIGFAGSYAAVRELAIKKGFGNFSYVFPIGIDAGICVLLALDLLLTWIRIPFPLLRQTAWLLTLATIAFNGAAAWPDPLGVGMHAVIPVLFVVSVEAARHAIGRIADITADKHMEGVRLTRWLLSPVPTFLLWRRMKLWELRSYEQVIKLEQDRLVYQARLHSRFGRAWGRKAPVESLMPLRLARYGVPLAETAPSGLAAAGIEPVLVAGASPPTAGGNTPSVKPNPLPSPAHEAASSPQHSHSPTNSRARPAEHHLSLTSPRLPHSPASEHNNPATAGPPHTHGRQTAPAAARALPAQQRPQPRLKEDTFAPIENPREDQQTAQAGELSPVDRYYVAWHDFQQQHQREPDGSELSARLTQDGILDREDQPIKPRTLARYFLQFRIYTTWAQHRTITDNPSIDQLVKELTQRGITAQYNKPIHATDLERHLSSFERRWQALTARQHTY